The Frankiaceae bacterium genome includes a region encoding these proteins:
- a CDS encoding GNAT family N-acetyltransferase codes for MTSVEWARFADLSPYVLYSALRLRIAVFAVEQHCVYQDLDGRDLEPATWHGWVADGDDVVAYLRILDDTVIGRVVTSPSARGRGLGRLLMTSALERCARPVRIEAQTYLLDWYAAFGFVPRGPEYLEDGIPHTPMVLR; via the coding sequence ATGACCTCGGTCGAGTGGGCGCGCTTCGCCGACCTGTCGCCGTACGTCCTCTACTCGGCGCTGCGGCTGCGGATCGCGGTGTTCGCGGTCGAGCAGCACTGCGTCTACCAGGACCTCGACGGCCGCGACCTCGAACCCGCGACGTGGCACGGGTGGGTAGCCGACGGCGACGACGTCGTGGCGTACCTGCGGATCCTCGACGACACCGTCATCGGGCGCGTCGTCACGTCGCCGTCCGCCAGGGGCCGCGGGCTGGGACGGCTGCTCATGACCTCCGCGCTCGAACGCTGCGCGCGCCCGGTGCGGATCGAGGCGCAGACGTACCTGCTCGACTGGTACGCGGCGTTCGGCTTCGTGCCGCGCGGCCCCGAGTACCTCGAGGACGGCATCCCCCACACGCCGATGGTGCTGCGTTAG
- a CDS encoding GntG family PLP-dependent aldolase has product MTLVDLRSDTVTRPTDAMRAAMVAAEVGDDVYDEDPTIHRLEERVAGMFGHEAALFVPSGTMGNQLAIRLLVPPGEELLLDADAHVVSYEGGGAAQHGAIQTRTIVSARGLLEPAAVAEQIRPYGFGTVVTRALAVEQTHNRGGGAVYPLSTLTALRDVAKEAGAAFHCDGARIWNAHVASGTPLDAYGALFDTMSVCFSKGLGAPVGSAVLLPAGAVPEARAIRRRLGGGMRQAGILAAACLYALDSHLGRLADDHARARRLAEACADLSPDVVDPALVETNIVSLDLTKHALDAKAFAERAKEGGLLLSVIGARRVRMVLHLDADDAAVDRAIAALKTLL; this is encoded by the coding sequence GTGACCCTTGTTGACCTGCGCAGCGACACCGTCACCCGTCCTACCGACGCGATGCGGGCCGCGATGGTTGCGGCCGAGGTGGGCGACGACGTCTACGACGAGGACCCGACGATCCACCGCCTGGAGGAACGCGTCGCGGGGATGTTCGGGCACGAGGCGGCGCTGTTCGTGCCCAGCGGGACCATGGGCAACCAGCTCGCTATCCGCCTCCTCGTGCCTCCGGGGGAGGAGCTGCTGCTCGACGCCGACGCGCACGTCGTGTCGTACGAGGGCGGCGGCGCGGCGCAGCACGGCGCGATCCAGACCCGCACGATCGTCTCCGCGCGCGGCCTGCTCGAGCCCGCCGCGGTGGCGGAGCAGATCCGGCCGTACGGCTTCGGCACAGTCGTCACCCGCGCGCTCGCCGTCGAGCAGACGCACAACCGCGGCGGCGGCGCGGTCTACCCGCTCTCCACGCTGACCGCGCTGCGCGACGTCGCGAAGGAGGCGGGGGCGGCGTTCCACTGCGACGGCGCCCGCATCTGGAACGCCCACGTGGCCTCGGGCACGCCGCTCGACGCGTACGGCGCGCTGTTCGACACGATGAGCGTCTGCTTCTCCAAGGGCCTCGGCGCGCCCGTCGGCTCAGCGGTCCTCCTGCCGGCCGGCGCCGTCCCCGAGGCCCGCGCGATCCGCCGCAGGCTTGGGGGAGGGATGCGCCAGGCCGGCATCCTCGCCGCCGCCTGCCTCTACGCCCTCGACTCCCACCTCGGACGCCTCGCCGACGACCATGCCCGCGCGCGCCGTCTTGCCGAGGCGTGCGCCGACCTGTCACCCGACGTCGTGGACCCCGCGCTCGTCGAGACGAACATCGTGTCGCTCGACCTCACGAAGCATGCGCTCGACGCGAAGGCGTTCGCGGAGCGGGCGAAGGAGGGCGGTCTGCTGCTGAGCGTCATCGGCGCGCGGCGCGTCCGGATGGTGCTCCACCTCGACGCCGACGACGCGGCGGTCGACCGCGCCATCGCGGCGTTGAAGACGCTGCTCTAG
- the aroF gene encoding 3-deoxy-7-phosphoheptulonate synthase, producing MVVVMKGDAAQAEIDAVVEVVRQVGGSAFVSRGVTRSIVGLVGDIALFQTLNLGALPGVQDVIRISQPFKLVSRESHPTPSTVLVGGVPIGPETATLIAGPCAVETEEQTLAAALMAKRAGASLLRGGAYKPRTSPYAFQGLGEAGLRILADVREEVGLPVVTEVVEAADVDLVASYADMLQIGTRNMQNFSLLQAAGACGKPVLLKRGLQATVEEWLMAAEYVAQRGNLSIVLCERGIRTFETSTRNTLDVSAVPVVHALSHLPVIVDPSHAAGRRDLVVPLARAALAVGADGVIVDVHPHPEQALCDGPQALMDPDLRDLAEAMRTIPPLLGRSAPASSSPAARPPAARAGVTGE from the coding sequence ATGGTCGTGGTGATGAAGGGCGACGCGGCGCAGGCCGAGATCGACGCGGTCGTCGAGGTCGTGCGCCAGGTGGGCGGCAGCGCGTTCGTCTCGCGCGGCGTCACGCGTTCGATCGTCGGTCTCGTCGGCGACATCGCGCTGTTCCAGACGCTCAACCTCGGCGCACTCCCGGGCGTCCAGGACGTCATCCGCATCTCGCAGCCGTTCAAGCTGGTCTCGCGCGAGTCGCACCCCACGCCGTCCACAGTGCTCGTCGGCGGCGTGCCCATCGGCCCCGAGACCGCGACGCTCATCGCCGGCCCGTGCGCGGTCGAGACCGAGGAGCAGACGCTCGCGGCGGCGCTCATGGCCAAGCGCGCGGGCGCGTCGCTGCTGCGCGGCGGGGCGTACAAGCCGAGGACCTCGCCGTACGCCTTCCAGGGGCTCGGCGAGGCGGGCCTGCGGATCCTCGCCGACGTCCGCGAGGAGGTCGGGCTGCCGGTCGTCACCGAGGTCGTCGAGGCGGCCGACGTGGACCTCGTGGCGTCGTACGCCGACATGCTCCAGATCGGCACCCGCAACATGCAGAACTTCTCGCTCCTCCAAGCCGCGGGCGCCTGCGGCAAGCCGGTGCTGCTCAAGCGCGGGCTGCAGGCGACCGTCGAGGAGTGGCTGATGGCGGCGGAGTACGTCGCCCAGCGCGGCAATCTCTCGATCGTGCTGTGCGAGAGGGGGATCAGGACGTTCGAGACGTCCACGCGCAACACGCTCGACGTCAGCGCGGTGCCCGTCGTGCACGCGCTCTCGCACCTGCCGGTCATCGTCGACCCGTCACACGCGGCGGGCCGCCGCGACCTCGTCGTGCCGCTCGCGCGCGCGGCGCTGGCGGTGGGCGCGGACGGCGTCATCGTCGACGTGCACCCGCACCCGGAGCAGGCGCTCTGCGACGGCCCGCAGGCGCTGATGGACCCGGACCTGCGCGACCTCGCCGAGGCGATGCGGACGATCCCGCCGCTGCTCGGGCGCTCCGCCCCCGCCTCGTCGTCGCCCGCCGCCCGCCCGCCGGCCGCGCGTGCCGGGGTTACTGGTGAGTAG
- the pknB gene encoding Stk1 family PASTA domain-containing Ser/Thr kinase, whose translation MDTSTAPLLGTVLDGRYRLDALIARGGMATVYAGFDTRLDRTVAVKVMHPQLAADDGFAERFRREAKSAARLSHPSVVAIYDQGEADGHVYLVMEHVSGRTLREVLRERGKLPAGEAFDVATGVLTALGAAHRAGLVHRDVKPENVLVCADGTVKVADFGLARAVEANSYSVADGTLLGTVAYLAPEQVVTGAADPRADLYALGVVLYELLTGTVPFVGDTPLAVAYRHVNEDVPAPSSVAPEVPGAADEVVRAATRREVDERYADAQTMLSAVRRARATFGNADTAMIRLDEAPTLVTTLPPVVPTPPTTPVKAKKAKRKRRPWLVFLAIATVILLVAGVAGWYLGTGRYSRAPKVVGLDRAAALVALREADLKVREGKGVYSDTVPKGAIADQTPDAGERVKRGTVVTIAFSLGVRMVKVPDLRGKTEKEATDLLRKADLRKGAVTRKYDLTVPKGRIVSASSPAGTTLPHDSRISLVVSDGPAPVTVPDVRGRALDEARRMLTDAGLTVNVVEEFSDTVEKGRVIDMAPTPATSVPRGSAVTLRVSKGPQIVTVPDVRGDSIERATERLEALGLRVVVDHVRGGHGDIVLDQDPREGTKVRIGSTVTLVAF comes from the coding sequence GTGGACACGTCGACCGCTCCCCTGCTCGGGACGGTTCTCGACGGCCGCTACCGCCTCGACGCGCTCATCGCGCGCGGGGGGATGGCGACGGTCTACGCGGGCTTCGACACGCGGCTGGACCGTACGGTCGCGGTGAAGGTCATGCACCCGCAGCTCGCCGCGGACGACGGGTTCGCGGAGCGGTTCCGCCGCGAGGCCAAGTCGGCGGCGCGGCTGTCGCACCCGAGCGTCGTCGCGATCTACGACCAGGGCGAGGCGGACGGCCACGTCTACCTCGTCATGGAGCACGTCAGCGGCCGCACGCTGCGCGAGGTGCTCCGCGAGCGCGGCAAGCTGCCGGCCGGCGAGGCGTTCGACGTCGCGACCGGCGTCCTCACGGCTCTCGGCGCCGCGCACAGGGCCGGCCTCGTGCACCGCGACGTCAAGCCGGAGAACGTCCTCGTCTGCGCGGACGGCACGGTGAAGGTCGCCGACTTCGGGCTGGCCCGCGCGGTGGAGGCCAACTCGTACAGCGTCGCCGACGGCACGCTGCTCGGCACGGTCGCGTACCTCGCCCCCGAGCAGGTCGTCACCGGCGCCGCCGACCCGCGCGCCGACCTGTACGCGCTCGGCGTCGTGCTGTACGAGCTGCTGACGGGGACGGTGCCGTTCGTCGGGGACACGCCGCTGGCGGTGGCGTACCGCCACGTCAACGAGGACGTTCCCGCGCCGTCGAGTGTTGCCCCCGAGGTGCCGGGGGCCGCCGACGAGGTCGTGCGCGCGGCGACGCGGCGCGAGGTCGACGAGCGCTACGCCGACGCCCAGACGATGCTCTCGGCGGTACGGCGGGCGCGCGCGACGTTCGGCAACGCCGACACCGCGATGATCCGGCTCGACGAGGCGCCGACGCTCGTCACGACCCTGCCGCCGGTCGTACCCACGCCTCCCACGACGCCGGTCAAGGCGAAGAAGGCGAAGCGCAAGCGCCGGCCGTGGCTGGTGTTCCTCGCGATCGCGACGGTCATCCTGCTCGTCGCGGGCGTGGCCGGCTGGTACCTCGGCACCGGCCGCTACTCCCGCGCGCCGAAGGTCGTCGGCCTCGACCGCGCGGCGGCGCTGGTGGCGCTGCGCGAGGCCGACCTGAAGGTGCGCGAGGGCAAGGGCGTCTACAGCGACACGGTCCCCAAGGGCGCCATCGCCGACCAGACCCCCGACGCCGGCGAACGCGTCAAGCGCGGCACCGTCGTGACGATCGCGTTCTCCCTCGGCGTGCGGATGGTCAAGGTGCCCGACCTGCGCGGCAAGACCGAGAAGGAGGCGACCGACCTCCTGCGCAAGGCCGACCTGCGCAAGGGCGCGGTGACCCGCAAGTACGACCTCACGGTCCCGAAGGGCCGGATCGTCAGCGCGTCCTCCCCCGCGGGTACGACGCTCCCCCACGACTCGCGGATCTCGCTCGTCGTGAGCGACGGCCCCGCGCCCGTGACGGTGCCCGACGTCCGGGGCCGCGCCCTGGACGAGGCGCGCCGCATGCTCACCGACGCGGGGCTGACCGTCAACGTCGTCGAGGAGTTCAGCGACACCGTCGAGAAGGGGCGCGTCATCGACATGGCGCCGACGCCCGCGACGAGCGTGCCGCGCGGGTCGGCGGTGACGTTGCGCGTCTCGAAGGGCCCGCAGATCGTCACGGTGCCCGACGTGCGCGGCGACTCCATCGAGCGCGCCACCGAACGCCTCGAGGCCCTCGGCCTGCGCGTGGTCGTGGACCACGTCCGCGGCGGCCACGGCGACATCGTCCTCGACCAGGACCCGCGCGAGGGGACGAAGGTGCGGATCGGCTCGACCGTCACGCTGGTCGCGTTCTGA
- a CDS encoding 3-deoxy-7-phosphoheptulonate synthase class II, whose protein sequence is MSNAAQQPRWPDAAVLRETVETLERVPPLVFAGECRTLRTRLGAVARGEAFLLQGGDCAETFAALSADGIRDKLKTLLQMAVVLTYGASVPVVKVGRIAGQFAKPRSNDVEASTGLPSYRGDAVNDLARTVEARTPDPRRMLTAYHQAASTLNLLRAFATGGFADLRQVHSWNQDFVRRSSAGQRYEALADAIERALDFMRACGIDLGAMPTAQEVELYASHEALLLDYERPLVRKEQASGEYVATSAHMLWIGDRTRALDGAHVDLLSGVLNPIGVKLGPSATPADAVALAERLDPENEAGRLTFVTRLGADRIRDLLPPLVSAVVDAGRTVVWACDPMHGNTVESESGYKTRHFDRILDECRGFFEVHRALGTWPGGVHVELTGEDVTECLGGAERIADADLGGRYETACDPRLNTSQSLELAFLVAEMLQQR, encoded by the coding sequence GTGAGCAACGCAGCGCAGCAGCCCCGGTGGCCCGATGCCGCCGTCCTCCGCGAGACCGTCGAGACGCTCGAACGCGTGCCCCCGCTGGTGTTCGCGGGGGAGTGCAGGACGCTGCGTACGCGGCTCGGTGCCGTCGCGCGCGGGGAGGCGTTCCTGCTGCAGGGCGGCGACTGCGCGGAGACGTTCGCGGCGCTGTCCGCCGACGGCATCCGCGACAAGCTCAAGACGCTGCTGCAGATGGCCGTCGTGCTGACGTACGGCGCCTCCGTGCCCGTCGTGAAGGTCGGCCGCATCGCGGGGCAGTTCGCGAAGCCGCGGTCCAACGACGTCGAGGCGTCGACCGGCCTGCCCTCCTACCGGGGCGACGCCGTCAACGACCTCGCGCGCACGGTCGAGGCGCGCACGCCCGACCCGCGGCGGATGCTGACGGCGTACCACCAGGCGGCCTCGACGCTGAACCTGCTGCGCGCGTTCGCCACCGGCGGCTTCGCCGACCTGCGGCAGGTCCACTCGTGGAACCAGGACTTCGTGCGCCGCAGCAGTGCCGGGCAGCGGTACGAGGCCCTCGCCGACGCCATCGAACGCGCCCTCGACTTCATGCGCGCCTGCGGCATCGACCTCGGCGCGATGCCGACCGCGCAGGAGGTCGAGCTGTACGCCTCCCACGAGGCGCTGCTGCTCGACTACGAGCGGCCGCTCGTCCGCAAGGAGCAGGCGAGCGGCGAGTACGTCGCGACCAGCGCGCACATGCTCTGGATCGGCGACCGTACGCGCGCGCTCGACGGCGCCCACGTGGACCTGCTGTCCGGCGTCCTCAACCCGATCGGCGTCAAGCTCGGCCCGTCCGCGACGCCGGCCGACGCCGTCGCGCTCGCCGAGCGGCTCGACCCGGAGAACGAGGCTGGGCGGCTGACGTTCGTGACGCGTCTCGGGGCAGATCGCATCCGCGACCTGCTCCCGCCGCTGGTCTCCGCGGTGGTCGACGCGGGCCGTACCGTGGTCTGGGCGTGCGACCCGATGCACGGCAACACCGTCGAGTCGGAGAGCGGCTACAAGACCCGCCACTTCGACCGCATCCTCGACGAGTGCCGCGGCTTCTTCGAGGTGCACCGCGCGCTCGGCACGTGGCCGGGCGGCGTCCACGTCGAGCTGACCGGCGAGGACGTGACGGAGTGCCTCGGCGGCGCCGAGCGGATCGCCGACGCGGACCTTGGCGGGCGGTACGAGACCGCGTGCGACCCGCGCCTCAACACGTCGCAGAGCCTCGAGCTGGCGTTCCTCGTGGCGGAGATGCTCCAGCAGCGCTAG
- a CDS encoding deoxyribonuclease IV, whose amino-acid sequence MPPRKPSPVGAHIFVAGGLAKVGLSYAREIGAEVVQVFVSNPRGWAQHGGDPAQDTAFRDGCGEDGTGVYVHAPYLVNFGSPTPATLEKSASALRHSLRRGREIGARGVVFHAGCVVSGNDPEAALRQVRDVLRPVVAELSDDDPDVLVELTAGGRGSLVSTPAGLPPYLDALEWHPKVGVCVDTCHAMAAGHDLASPGGLRSFLSAVVKQAGRGRLRLVHANDSKDPAGSGRDRHEVIGKGTIGLDAFRELFVHPAMKGVPVLMETPGVAAEQRRDLRALKRLRQDALSR is encoded by the coding sequence GTGCCGCCACGCAAGCCTTCTCCGGTCGGCGCCCACATCTTCGTCGCGGGGGGGCTGGCCAAGGTCGGGCTCTCGTACGCCAGGGAGATCGGCGCCGAGGTCGTCCAGGTGTTCGTGTCCAACCCGCGCGGCTGGGCGCAGCATGGCGGGGACCCGGCGCAGGACACGGCGTTCCGCGACGGCTGCGGCGAGGACGGGACGGGCGTGTACGTGCACGCGCCGTACCTCGTGAACTTCGGCTCCCCCACCCCCGCGACGCTGGAGAAGAGCGCGTCTGCGCTGCGCCACTCGCTGCGCAGAGGGCGCGAGATCGGCGCGCGCGGCGTGGTCTTCCACGCCGGCTGCGTCGTCAGCGGCAACGACCCCGAGGCCGCGCTGCGGCAGGTACGCGACGTGCTGCGCCCCGTCGTCGCCGAGCTGTCCGACGACGACCCCGACGTGCTCGTCGAGCTCACCGCGGGCGGGCGCGGGTCGCTCGTGTCGACGCCCGCCGGCCTGCCGCCGTACCTCGACGCCCTCGAGTGGCACCCGAAGGTCGGGGTCTGCGTCGACACCTGCCACGCGATGGCGGCCGGTCACGACCTCGCGAGCCCGGGCGGGCTGCGGTCGTTCCTCTCGGCGGTCGTCAAGCAGGCGGGCCGCGGGCGGCTGCGCCTCGTCCACGCGAACGACTCGAAGGACCCGGCCGGGTCGGGCCGCGACCGCCACGAGGTGATCGGCAAGGGGACGATCGGGCTGGACGCGTTCAGGGAGCTGTTCGTGCACCCGGCGATGAAGGGCGTACCCGTCCTCATGGAGACGCCCGGCGTCGCGGCGGAGCAGCGGCGCGACCTGCGCGCGCTCAAGAGGCTGCGGCAGGACGCGCTGTCCCGATGA